The sequence below is a genomic window from Candidatus Oleimmundimicrobium sp..
ATCAAAACGAGCTAAGTTTGAACTTGCCTCAGCAGGCGCAATTAAATAATAAGCAGATAGAGCATAATCAACGTGCGGTAAAGATACTTCTTCAATAATAGCTCCCATTCTTTCAAAAACTTTTAAAGCATCTTCAATTAATTTTTTAACTTTTGCGTCTATACCTTCACCCATAAATTCTTTTGGAACACCAATTTTAAGGTCCTTAACGTTGGTCACCAAAGCTTTTGTATAATCGGGAATTTTTACATCTAAAGAAGTGGAATCCATTGGGTCTTTCCCACAAATTGTATTTAAAACGAGAGCACAATCAGTCACATCTTTAGTTATGGGACCAATTTGATCAAGCGATGAAGCAAAAGCAATTAGACCATATCTGGAAACCAAACCATAAGTTGGTTTCATGCCCACCACTCCGCAGAGAGAAGCAGGCTGCCTTATTGAACCGCCTGTATCGGAACCCAAGGCAAATATTGCCTCATCTGCCGCAACAGCAGCAGCCGAGCCTCCACTTGAACCGCCTGGAACAGTTGTTAAATCCCAAGGGTTTGATGTTGGCCCAAAAGCAGAGTTTTCAGTTGAGGAGCCCATGGCAAATTCGTCCATATTGGTTTTTCCAACCATTATAATGTTTTTATCAAAAAGATTTTTAACAGCCGTTGATGAATAAACCGGCACGAAGTTTTCCAAAATCTTCGAAGCACACCTGGTCTCAACGCCCTTAACGCACATATTATCCTTGATTGCTGTGGGGATTCCTGCTAAATGAGATACGTTATTGCCCGATTTTATTTTTTCGTCAACCTCATTGGCCATTGACAACGCTAACTCTTCCGTCAAACTTAAGTAGGCCTTAACTTCATCTTCAACTGCCCCGATTCTTTCAAAAACACTTTTACAAAGTTCCGCGGCAGAAGTTTCTTTACTTATTAACTTTTTATGTAGTTCATGAATAGTTAATTTATG
It includes:
- the gatA gene encoding Asp-tRNA(Asn)/Glu-tRNA(Gln) amidotransferase subunit GatA, translated to MLHKLTIHELHKKLISKETSAAELCKSVFERIGAVEDEVKAYLSLTEELALSMANEVDEKIKSGNNVSHLAGIPTAIKDNMCVKGVETRCASKILENFVPVYSSTAVKNLFDKNIIMVGKTNMDEFAMGSSTENSAFGPTSNPWDLTTVPGGSSGGSAAAVAADEAIFALGSDTGGSIRQPASLCGVVGMKPTYGLVSRYGLIAFASSLDQIGPITKDVTDCALVLNTICGKDPMDSTSLDVKIPDYTKALVTNVKDLKIGVPKEFMGEGIDAKVKKLIEDALKVFERMGAIIEEVSLPHVDYALSAYYLIAPAEASSNLARFDGVRYGYRTKQEVEDIVDMYCKTRAEGFGDEVKRRIMLGTYALSAGYYEAYYGQAQKVRTLIIDDFDKAFKKYDVLITPTSPTVAFKIGEKFEDPLKMYMSDTCTIPVNLAGIPGISIPCGLVDGLPVGLQIMGKALDEMTVLRAAYAFEQEFGFKEKPAL